AGGTAAAACTATCAGTACCCATAGTAGAACAGCTAGAAGCCTTTGCCGATATTATTAAAGCTGGTAAAGTTGGCTATATCGGTTTAAGCAATGAAACACCTTGGGGAGTCACCCAGTTTAGTAATGCTGCTAAACAGTTAGGTTTACCTAAAGTTGTCTCCATTCAGAATGCTTACAATTTACTCAACCGAGTATTTGATGGTGCTTTGGCAGAAGCAGTTTATTACGAAAATATTGGTTTACTCGCTTATAGTCCTTTGGCTTTTGGTTTTTTAACTGGTAAATATTTGCATGGTAAACCAGAGAAAGCTAGAGTCACACTATTCCAAAACTTTGGGCAACGTTATCTCAAACCAAAAGTGAGCGAAGTAGTTGCAGCCTATGTAGACATTGCTAAACGCCATAATATTAGCCCTGCCCAATTAGCGATCGCATTTGTGCGGAGTCGTTGGTTTGTCACTAGCACAATTATCGGTGCAACAACCCTAGCACAACTCAAAGAGAACATAGAAAGCGTAAATGTAGTTCTAGATAAAGAGATTCTAGATGAAATAGATGCAGTACATTTACAATCACCTAATCCTGCGCCTTAAGAGTGGTGAGTGGTGAGTAGCCACTAATAAATTTGGTAATTGGTAAGAAGTAATTAGTAACTGAGAAGCAATTCTTACTTATTACCAATTATCCATTACCATTAATAAATATTAATGAGTATGAAGCAATTAAACCGTTGGCTATCTAATAGCCAGAAAGGTTCAGGAAAGACTATAGCCTATTTATTAATCGCCCAATCTTGCCTGAGTTTATTACTATCTGGCTGTAACCCAACTACTACAAACGCTGCTAATAATATCAAACCTGTAAGTGACCAGAGTCAAACTACTGCATTACAAAAACCGACAGTAGTGAAAATTAGCTATATCAAAGGTAGCTTATCAGCAATTGTTAAAGACCGGGGGACTTTAGAACGGGAACTTGCCCCCAAAAATATCAAGATTGAGTGGGTAGGAACCTTCCCCTCCTTTGCACCAGTTCTAGAAACTATTAATGCCAGAAGTTCAGATTTGGGTGCAGGTGGTGATATTGCTGGTTTATCCGCCTTATCTGGTGGGATTAATGCCTGCATTATTGCCTATCGTCCAGCTAATAAAAACTCAGAAGGTATTGTTGTTCATGCAGATTCCCCCATTCGTACTTTTGATGACCTCGTTGGCAAAAAAGTTATTGTCAATCGTGGTGGGATTAGTGAACATTTACTATTAAAGCTTTTAGAAAAGAAAAAGATATCCAAAGAGCAAGTCAAACGTGTTTACATGAAGCCGGATGAAGCACTAGCAGCTTGGGCTTCACGTCACGTTGATGCTTGGGCTGTGTGGGACCCTTGGGTAGCTACAGCCGAACTGAAATACAAAGCTAGACAAATTCCCTTACCTGATACTGTCCCACACTACTCGTTGTACATGGTGCATAAAGACGCATTAAAAGAAAAATCAGCAGCAATTAGAGAGGTCATTGCTGTTCTCTCTAGAGAGGCGGAATGGTTGAATCAAAATCCCCAAGAGGCTCAAAAACTCTACCAAAAAGTGACAGAACTACCGTCAGACGTTGTTAACCAAACATTCAAACGTCGCCCTGTGGATGGCGTGTTGCCATTAGATGAAAAAGTAATTAACGATTTGCAAGATGCAGCTAATTGGATACAAGAACAGGGAATTGTAGAGAAAAAGGTAAATGTGCGTAGTTCACTCTGCCCTCAATCTTAGTGAAGTGCTAAACCATGACTCTAGCAAAGTTAAGACAAAAACTCTGGCCTATTCAAAGTTTCGTTAGTGTTATTCCCCTACACCCCTAATACTAACAATTGAAGATTTGGGATTTTGCCTGAAACAATTTCCCAATGTCGCGTAAAAAGTCCTATTTACAAAGGAATTTCAATATGGCTGACATTAAAATTTACAGTGCAGTTACTTGTCCTTATGCTCATCGGACAAGACTTGTTCTGCAAGAGAAAGGCATCGACTTTGAACTGACTGAAATTGATTTACAGAATAAGCCTGCTAACTTTACTGATATTTCTCCTTATGGAAAAGTGCCTGCACTTGTACATGGGGATAAAAGAGTATGGGAGTCAGCAATTATTAACGAGTATCTAAGTAGAACAAGGTGAAAAAACCAAAGTGTGTAAAGATAAGTAAATACATAAATGTGTCTACCAAGGTAACAGGGATATGGGCAGCCGTTTAAGGGTATTTCTGACTCCTAAGCAAGATAAAATTTTGTTCAACCTGAGAACGGCAGATGTACCCCAGAAAGTGAAAGACCGAGCCGAAGTGATCAGATTAAGCGCACATGGTTGGTACGTAGAGAAGATAGCAGATCACTTTGACTGGACTGCCCAAACAGTAAGAGAAGTTTTGCATAGATGGGAAAAACAAGGTCTAGAAGGACTGTGGGAGAAAGCAGGGCGGGGAGGAAAATCAAGGTGGGCAGAAGCTGACATGGCGTTCTTAGAAAAATGCTTGGAGCAAGAACCACGTACATATAATAGTGTTCAATTAGCCCAAAAATTAGAGCAAGAACGCTCCGTGAAATTGAGTCCTGACTGGTTAAGGCAGGTACTCAAAAAAAGGGGGTCATTTGGAAGCGAACTAGAAAAAGCCACAAAGGAAAGCAAGACAAAGTATTGCAGCAAATCAAACAGGCAGACTTAGAGATGTTGGAATTATCTGCTGCTGCTGGAGAAATCGATTTAAAGTATATGGATGAATCAGGGTTTTGTGCCTGGAGTGAACCCAGTTACAGTTACTACTTCCGAGGTCAGCAAAAACGCCTGGAGCAGAGTAAGCGTCGGGGTCGAAGGTTAAGTATTATTGGGTTTCTTCAACCCCTAATTAGTTTTGTGTACGGTCTAGTGATTGGTGGCGTTTCACGCAAATCCTATATTCAAATGATGGAGCTTGAAGCACTTGAAGCCCAAAAAGCAGGTCGTATCAGAGTCATCGTTCAGGACAACGGCCCGATACATCGGTGCAAAGAAGTTCAGCAATTATGGACAAAGTGGGAAGAGATGGGTTTGTACATCTTCTTTTTACCTAAATATTGCTCAGAGATGAATCCAATTGAATTGGAGTGGCAACACCTGAAAAAAAATGAACTAGCTTCTCAAAGTTTTGAGGATGAATTAGACCTTGCCTATGCTGTCATTGATGGAGTTCAAAATAGAGGAGAAAAGGGAAACTACAGTACGCAACGTGTAAAATTTAACTCTTATTCTTCTGCTTAATTCTTTGTTACATACTTATAAATTTTCTCCACGACTTACTTACAACAAGCTGCAAACGATGGTTTTAAATCAGTTTTAAATTTACGCTTTCCTGATGAAGCAGGTTTTTTAACTGATGAACAACAGCAAGCTAAAGCAGCAGGATTGGAATATGCCAATATTCCTGTCAAGCCTTCAGAGGCGAATCCAGAACTTACACAAAAAGCTATTCAAGAAATTGATAATTTACCTAAGCCAATTTTAGTTCATTGTGCTGGTGGAGCTAGGGCTGGTGGTATTACTTTAATTGCTGAGGCTATTAATCAAGGATTCACTTATGAGCAAATTGTACAAAAAGCTCAAGAAATAGGACTGAATTTAGAACAACCACACCTCAAGCAATTTTTACTGGATAAATACCCTCTGAAATAATCTTTTTATAGCTAATATTATCAAACATAAAATCTATTTATGAAGTTTCCACGATTGAGACTACATTTTAATTGGTTTGATTTTCGCATCTCCTGGCGCGATCGCTGATCAAAATAAAAGAGCCGCCATCGGTGACTTTGTTTGTCGTCTAAAAAAAGCCCAAAATTGGCGAGAAGCCAACGCCAAAAATTTAGAAACTTGGTCTAAAGCCTATGCACAAGCCATTGGTGTAGATGTCAAGCTTGTCCTTGATGATGCAAAAAAAGGGTTACAACAACGTCGTTCTCAAATTGTACCCATATCTAAGGAAGCGATCGCCTCTCAACAAAGGGTAGCAGATACCTTTGCACAGACTGGTGTCATCCCATCCAAGGTAAATGTTGCACCTCTGTGGGATGGGACTTTTACTAATGCAATTAATCAATGTAGATAAAAGTTAATTTGTAATTGTTAATCTCGTGATTGTTTGAACACTTACAGCAAATTTCACCATGAATTTGGGCAATTACTTTCTCGGCGTGGTATGTTTCGGCATTATGGTTTTTAAGAATTGAATGATGACTTAAGCTATGCCCATAGTGAGTAACACTTCACCAATACTCAACTTGGCGATTGTGGATCAGATTGAACTCTTACGTCAGCAATTTGGCGAAATTTTGATTCCTAATGCAGTCTTGTTAGCGATCGCACAGGAACTTGATAAAGTAGTTAATGCTTTCCGAAACTAGGGTGAAGGAAAAGCTGACAAAAGTTCACTTTTTACTATCTTCTGGTTGCCAGATATACCAGTTATACCAGTGACGCACCGCCAACCAAATTGCAGACATTAAACCTGCAATGCTGAGGGTAAGACCACTGTAGGGTACTAGTAACCCCAAAACAGGCAATACTCCACCAGCAATGGTACAGATAATGGCGGCGAGGGAAGCACTACGAGTAGAACCCAAACCCCAGGTTAAAGTGAGTAGGACAAGGGAAATTATTGTCCATGCTAACTGTGCATCCATGAAGCGGCTGAGGTAGGTTAAGGTTAATAGACAGGCAAAGTAGATGCTACTAGCGATCGCTACATTCTTCAAACTCATTGGCAGAGATAAATATAGTAGCAATATCCACCATAAAAATAATGATGGTGCTAGTAATAATAAACGGGGAATAATTCCTGTTTGCCGAATAGGATTTGTATTAGTAAATACCCCAAACGGGTTTTTTACAGAAACGTTATCATCGAATACCCAAGTGTATTGAGTGCTGCGTCCGTCAACCTTCGTTTCTTTGGGTACAACACCACTAGCAAAATCAGCACCAGCAAAATTAGCAACTGTTGTGAGGCGAAAGTTAGATAATAACTGTCCGGCGCTATTGTAAACCCAGCGCGGCCCCCCTTGCGCCTGATAGGTGACACGCAAGTTAGTTTCTTGTCCTGGTTCTAGGCGGAAAGCAAAGCTGTAATTTTCTGGGTTAACTGGTTCTAGCCTAGTGCGATCAGCTACGCTGGGCGGAACGCCATCGCCTCCGGCGGGGCGTAGCCCATCGCGTTCTACTTTATAGTTGGACAATAATGAGTAACCGTTTAGTGGTGGTGCTTCAAAGAAAAAATCTTTAATATCTTTGAGACGATTAACTACTTTGTAATCAGCAGTGTAATCTACCCGATAAACTGCACTACGTCCTTGCACATCTGTAGTTTGTTCCAATTTTACTTGAATTTGTGACCCTGACAACGCTAGAAAGCGGTTCACTTGCTGCGTATCTTGGACTTTGGTGATTTTGCCGTTAACTTGGGTAGTATAAGTGTATGGTTCTTGCGTAACATAACGCACTTGCGGCGCAATTTGTTCTAACTTATCTCCAGCCACACTTTGAGCGACTTGAGCAACTTTTGCTTGTTCCCAATAATGATAACGATTGCTTAAAGTGGATGAGAGGAAAAATCCTATTACTAGTAAGATTAATACTAAAGTTAAATGTTGCAATCCTTGTAAGATTTGAGAGTAACGAATTGTCCACTCACCAATAAAGATAGTTTGTTGTGACTGATTTTGGCGCAAAGCGAAACTCATAAGAGCGATCGCAATTCCCAACGCTATGACTAAAAATACTAATAATAGAGAAGCTGTAATTAATTGGGAACCAAGCTGAATTAGCTCTGATGGATGCGTTAAATCAGGCAAACCTGGAATGCCTTGACTAGTAGGAGACATTGTTTGTTTTTCATATACTTTAAATAATCAGACTGCTGAAACATCTTAAAAGTTTCAACATGAAAATTCCCAACTCCTTAAAGAAATTGGGAATTATGGCTATGCAGATAATTAATTATTGTTGCGATTAGTTTCTACTCGGCAAATAATTTCCATAGCAGCTGCATCAGCA
Above is a genomic segment from Nostoc sp. MS1 containing:
- a CDS encoding NADP(H)-dependent aldo-keto reductase produces the protein MLYNQLGESDLKVSDICLGTMTYGKQNTIEEAHEQLDYAVAQGINFIDAAEMYPVPTGADTYGKTEAYIGEWLKHQQRDKLIIATKIAGPGRGFEWVRGGAKAIDYANIKQAVDDSLRRLQTDYIDLYQIHWPDRYVPRFGQTVFDPTQVKLSVPIVEQLEAFADIIKAGKVGYIGLSNETPWGVTQFSNAAKQLGLPKVVSIQNAYNLLNRVFDGALAEAVYYENIGLLAYSPLAFGFLTGKYLHGKPEKARVTLFQNFGQRYLKPKVSEVVAAYVDIAKRHNISPAQLAIAFVRSRWFVTSTIIGATTLAQLKENIESVNVVLDKEILDEIDAVHLQSPNPAP
- a CDS encoding aliphatic sulfonate ABC transporter substrate-binding protein codes for the protein MSMKQLNRWLSNSQKGSGKTIAYLLIAQSCLSLLLSGCNPTTTNAANNIKPVSDQSQTTALQKPTVVKISYIKGSLSAIVKDRGTLERELAPKNIKIEWVGTFPSFAPVLETINARSSDLGAGGDIAGLSALSGGINACIIAYRPANKNSEGIVVHADSPIRTFDDLVGKKVIVNRGGISEHLLLKLLEKKKISKEQVKRVYMKPDEALAAWASRHVDAWAVWDPWVATAELKYKARQIPLPDTVPHYSLYMVHKDALKEKSAAIREVIAVLSREAEWLNQNPQEAQKLYQKVTELPSDVVNQTFKRRPVDGVLPLDEKVINDLQDAANWIQEQGIVEKKVNVRSSLCPQS
- a CDS encoding IS630 family transposase (programmed frameshift), whose translation is MGSRLRVFLTPKQDKILFNLRTADVPQKVKDRAEVIRLSAHGWYVEKIADHFDWTAQTVREVLHRWEKQGLEGLWEKAGRGGKSRWAEADMAFLEKCLEQEPRTYNSVQLAQKLEQERSVKLSPDWLRQVLKKGVIWKRTRKSHKGKQDKVLQQIKQADLEMLELSAAAGEIDLKYMDESGFCAWSEPSYSYYFRGQQKRLEQSKRRGRRLSIIGFLQPLISFVYGLVIGGVSRKSYIQMMELEALEAQKAGRIRVIVQDNGPIHRCKEVQQLWTKWEEMGLYIFFLPKYCSEMNPIELEWQHLKKNELASQSFEDELDLAYAVIDGVQNRGEKGNYSTQRVKFNSYSSA
- a CDS encoding beta-lactamase hydrolase domain-containing protein, yielding MFSTTYLQQAANDGFKSVLNLRFPDEAGFLTDEQQQAKAAGLEYANIPVKPSEANPELTQKAIQEIDNLPKPILVHCAGGARAGGITLIAEAINQGFTYEQIVQKAQEIGLNLEQPHLKQFLLDKYPLK